Proteins co-encoded in one Waddliaceae bacterium genomic window:
- the dapB gene encoding 4-hydroxy-tetrahydrodipicolinate reductase produces the protein MSITFCIIGAAGRMGKEIVMAASVDDRFSFVSACDVHAVGEDIGDIAITDDIVEALSCADVAIDFATADGVAGRIASAVNSGTPYVIGTTGLSGEDINVLKEASSTIPIVYATNFSIGITMLLNTARDLATKLPKSFDIEIVEAHHTKKKDAPSGTALTLASAINAVRGGNIPVHAIRAGDIVGDHTIILAGPGERIEIKHQAHSRATFANGALTAAAFLVGKTPGLYTMDNVLEH, from the coding sequence ATGAGTATTACTTTTTGTATTATAGGCGCTGCGGGGCGTATGGGTAAAGAAATCGTTATGGCAGCTTCCGTCGACGATAGATTTTCTTTTGTTTCCGCTTGTGACGTTCATGCTGTTGGCGAAGACATCGGTGATATAGCCATCACCGACGACATCGTCGAGGCCTTATCTTGTGCTGATGTCGCCATAGATTTCGCCACTGCCGACGGCGTTGCTGGCCGCATCGCCTCTGCTGTTAATAGTGGGACTCCTTATGTTATAGGAACGACGGGTCTCTCTGGCGAAGACATCAACGTCCTTAAGGAAGCATCTTCGACGATACCTATAGTATACGCTACGAATTTCAGCATCGGAATTACTATGCTTCTTAACACCGCCCGCGATCTTGCTACTAAGCTTCCAAAATCTTTCGACATTGAAATCGTCGAAGCCCACCATACCAAGAAGAAAGACGCTCCTAGCGGCACGGCGCTAACTCTTGCTTCTGCCATCAACGCCGTTCGTGGTGGTAACATCCCGGTCCATGCCATCCGCGCTGGCGATATCGTCGGCGACCACACTATTATTTTGGCAGGCCCTGGCGAGCGCATAGAGATAAAACATCAAGCGCACAGCAGGGCGACCTTCGCCAATGGTGCTCTTACTGCGGCGGCATTCCTCGTCGGCAAAACTCCTGGATTATATACTATGGACAACGTCCTTGAGCATTGA
- a CDS encoding YihY/virulence factor BrkB family protein, whose amino-acid sequence MLCNKVQYFLEVYIMIFKSIDFLLKDIWRIPLREASQFVAFCLRTLRIVVLALRGYYHDKCYLRAAALTFYSMLSIVPVAALAFGIAKGFGFEGTLEAQLIKKFPGHIEVIVEVVTFAKGILQNTRGGVIAGVGVVFLLWVLIKLLGNIECAFNDIWGVKRPRRMVRKFSDYLSMLIVGPIFFVVASSINVLAIALITTVTAKFTVLETLGPVVFAIVKIMPYALVWILFAFIYIVMPNTKVRFRYGIVAGIFAGTMYQITQWAYIHFQVGVATTNAIYGSFAALPLFLIWLQISWLIVLFGAEMSYALQNVDSYEFEPDCKNVSYSMKQLITLRIVTAIIKNFCDGGKVMGDEDIAHDIGTPIRLVTQILKELLDAKIIAEIIADNGKTSYQPAHDVERYTMTYVITALENSGSSTVPIANSQEIKAIKKSLETFSKTSEKTQENHLLKDL is encoded by the coding sequence ATGCTATGCAATAAGGTACAGTATTTTTTAGAGGTATACATCATGATATTCAAAAGCATAGATTTTTTACTTAAAGACATCTGGAGAATTCCACTACGAGAGGCTTCGCAGTTCGTAGCCTTCTGCTTACGGACATTGCGCATCGTCGTCCTCGCCCTGCGGGGATACTACCACGATAAATGCTACCTAAGAGCAGCAGCGCTGACGTTCTATTCTATGCTTTCGATAGTACCAGTGGCAGCGCTGGCATTCGGAATAGCGAAAGGCTTCGGCTTCGAAGGAACCCTCGAAGCACAGCTGATAAAAAAATTCCCAGGACATATCGAGGTGATAGTAGAAGTCGTAACCTTCGCTAAAGGAATACTACAGAATACTCGCGGTGGCGTAATCGCCGGAGTAGGAGTGGTTTTCTTGCTATGGGTCCTTATAAAACTATTAGGGAACATAGAATGTGCTTTCAATGATATTTGGGGAGTTAAAAGACCAAGACGCATGGTAAGGAAATTTAGCGACTATCTGTCAATGCTCATCGTAGGACCAATATTTTTCGTCGTGGCAAGCAGTATCAACGTCCTTGCTATAGCGCTTATTACTACGGTGACGGCAAAATTCACCGTACTAGAAACCCTAGGACCTGTTGTCTTCGCCATAGTGAAAATCATGCCGTATGCACTAGTATGGATATTGTTCGCCTTCATATATATCGTTATGCCCAACACAAAAGTACGGTTCCGCTATGGCATCGTAGCAGGGATATTTGCAGGGACGATGTATCAGATAACACAATGGGCATATATACACTTCCAAGTCGGCGTCGCCACGACGAACGCAATATACGGAAGCTTCGCAGCACTGCCGCTCTTCCTGATATGGCTGCAAATAAGCTGGCTTATCGTCCTCTTCGGAGCAGAAATGTCGTACGCCCTGCAGAATGTCGATAGCTACGAATTCGAACCCGACTGTAAAAATGTTAGCTATTCGATGAAACAACTAATAACATTACGTATAGTAACAGCAATAATAAAAAATTTCTGCGACGGCGGAAAAGTGATGGGCGACGAAGATATCGCCCACGACATAGGAACGCCGATACGCCTAGTAACACAGATACTAAAAGAACTCCTCGACGCAAAGATCATCGCAGAAATAATCGCTGACAACGGAAAGACATCATACCAGCCCGCCCATGACGTCGAACGCTATACTATGACATACGTAATAACAGCACTAGAAAACTCCGGCAGCTCCACAGTGCCGATAGCAAACTCACAAGAAATAAAAGCTATAAAGAAAAGTCTAGAAACTTTCTCGAAAACTTCAGAAAAAACACAAGAAAATCACCTGCTAAAAGACCTGTAA
- the kdsA gene encoding 3-deoxy-8-phosphooctulonate synthase, whose product MQDINIKDFIIGEGHPLTVISGPCVIESEEHCLRAAEALKKIFGDLGINFIFKSSYDKANRSSISSFRGPGLDEGLRILERVKNELELPIVTDIHSPAEASAVGEVCDMVQVPALLCRQTDLIVAAGNTGRVVSVKKGQFMAPLDMKNVVDKILSTGNDQILFIERGTSFGYNTLVSDMRGIPTMQSIGYPVCFDATHSVQQPGGLGTSSGGQREYIPTLAKAAVASGCNCLFMESHPMPSEAKCDSMAVLDFKDIPELFTTLLQIYNVVNHQR is encoded by the coding sequence ATGCAAGATATTAATATTAAAGATTTTATTATCGGAGAGGGGCATCCCCTTACTGTTATTTCGGGGCCTTGTGTCATCGAAAGCGAAGAACATTGTCTTCGTGCTGCCGAGGCGCTGAAGAAAATTTTCGGCGATCTTGGGATAAACTTCATCTTCAAGTCCAGCTATGACAAAGCGAACAGATCTTCGATATCGTCATTTCGTGGTCCTGGTCTTGACGAAGGTCTTCGTATTTTGGAGAGGGTAAAAAACGAGCTGGAGCTTCCGATCGTAACTGATATCCACTCCCCTGCCGAAGCTTCTGCTGTCGGCGAGGTATGTGATATGGTACAAGTTCCTGCGTTGTTATGTCGACAGACAGACCTCATCGTCGCTGCTGGCAATACGGGACGTGTAGTTTCTGTTAAGAAGGGGCAGTTTATGGCGCCGTTAGACATGAAGAACGTCGTCGACAAGATATTATCTACTGGCAACGACCAGATACTTTTCATCGAACGTGGCACGAGTTTCGGCTACAACACCCTTGTCAGTGACATGAGAGGCATCCCTACCATGCAGAGTATCGGATATCCTGTATGTTTCGATGCTACACACTCGGTGCAGCAACCAGGAGGACTTGGGACGTCTTCCGGTGGGCAGCGGGAATATATTCCCACTCTTGCCAAAGCTGCTGTAGCGTCGGGGTGCAACTGTCTTTTCATGGAGTCACATCCTATGCCTTCAGAGGCCAAGTGCGATTCCATGGCGGTCCTTGACTTCAAAGACATCCCCGAGCTTTTTACTACGCTGTTACAAATTTATAATGTTGTGAACCATCAACGATAA
- the lptB gene encoding LPS export ABC transporter ATP-binding protein encodes MKDTKAPILNVRMLVKAYGGKNVVDGISFHVDEGEVVGLLGPNGAGKTTAFYMTMGLIRPDSGRVIFRGQDVTKYPVHRRAHMGMGYLAQEPSVFRALTVEENILCILETLPISKKEQKRRLEELLSELHLEPLAKKRAMSLSGGERRRLEITRSLVTNPSFLLLDEPFANIDPIAIHDVKQMIKLLAKKNISVFITDHNAREIFSLVDRSYIVREGKIMLSGNVDELINNEEARKHYLGSEFRL; translated from the coding sequence ATGAAAGACACAAAAGCTCCGATCCTCAACGTCAGGATGCTAGTAAAAGCATACGGCGGAAAAAATGTCGTTGACGGCATATCGTTTCACGTCGACGAAGGCGAAGTCGTCGGCCTTCTTGGCCCCAATGGTGCTGGCAAGACCACTGCTTTTTATATGACGATGGGACTCATACGCCCCGATTCTGGTCGTGTCATCTTCCGTGGTCAAGACGTCACGAAATATCCTGTACATCGTCGTGCACACATGGGCATGGGTTATCTCGCCCAGGAGCCTTCGGTATTCCGTGCTCTTACTGTCGAAGAGAACATCTTATGTATCCTTGAGACGTTGCCGATAAGCAAGAAAGAGCAGAAGCGCCGCCTCGAAGAGCTTCTCAGCGAGCTACATCTCGAGCCTCTCGCCAAGAAACGTGCTATGAGTTTATCTGGCGGTGAGCGTCGCCGTCTTGAGATAACACGTTCTCTTGTTACGAACCCCTCTTTCCTTCTTCTTGACGAGCCTTTTGCCAACATCGATCCTATTGCCATCCACGATGTCAAACAGATGATAAAACTTCTAGCCAAGAAAAACATCAGCGTCTTCATCACCGACCACAATGCCCGCGAGATATTTTCTCTCGTCGACAGAAGTTATATCGTTCGTGAGGGCAAGATCATGTTATCTGGGAATGTCGACGAGCTCATCAACAACGAAGAAGCCCGCAAGCACTACCTTGGCAGTGAATTCAGGCTTTAG
- a CDS encoding D-2-hydroxyacid dehydrogenase: MSIILVKAPLSPEEMAMITKEFPRYTIFPDFDGSVMPGKEQWDDIEIIYADSLDAEEIPHIPRLRWVHAPVPYLNKICVPLLKDKENIIITTTRGKDITTVGEYIISAVLAFAKNMFLWKTSYRGNYDSENSAILETMWTAEGKKFLQIGLGEEGTEVARRAQELGFYVWGAQEQRSFHPYCNKTFAIEGISAILPNADVVAISLPRDGSYDYKLGTEEISLIKDDAILVISGLGNALDVEALTEAAKTKKFRGIIIDAIEDMTIPPTSPLWEMPNVIITPHVATSPESTEHRGFMTFLHNLRQFSSGTFSEMRNIVI; this comes from the coding sequence ATGAGTATTATATTAGTAAAAGCGCCGCTGTCTCCAGAAGAAATGGCGATGATAACGAAAGAATTCCCCAGATATACCATCTTTCCCGACTTCGACGGGAGTGTAATGCCAGGGAAAGAACAGTGGGATGATATAGAGATAATATATGCCGATAGCCTCGACGCTGAAGAAATACCACATATCCCACGGCTGCGATGGGTCCACGCTCCAGTGCCATACCTCAACAAAATATGCGTTCCTTTGCTCAAAGACAAAGAAAATATTATAATAACAACGACGCGAGGTAAAGATATAACAACGGTAGGGGAATATATCATCAGCGCTGTCCTTGCCTTTGCCAAGAATATGTTCCTATGGAAAACATCGTATCGTGGAAATTACGATAGCGAAAATTCAGCGATACTGGAAACAATGTGGACAGCAGAAGGAAAGAAATTTTTGCAGATAGGACTCGGCGAAGAAGGTACCGAGGTAGCACGACGTGCACAAGAACTAGGATTCTACGTATGGGGAGCACAAGAACAACGATCATTCCACCCATACTGTAATAAAACCTTCGCCATTGAAGGGATAAGCGCGATACTGCCAAATGCCGACGTCGTAGCAATAAGCCTTCCGCGTGATGGATCATATGACTATAAACTAGGCACCGAAGAGATAAGCCTCATAAAAGATGATGCAATATTAGTGATATCGGGACTAGGAAACGCATTAGATGTCGAAGCATTGACAGAAGCAGCAAAGACGAAGAAATTCCGCGGGATCATCATCGACGCCATAGAAGATATGACAATACCACCAACATCGCCATTATGGGAGATGCCAAACGTTATAATAACGCCACATGTAGCAACATCGCCAGAATCAACAGAACATCGTGGCTTCATGACATTCCTACACAACCTTCGACAGTTCTCATCAGGGACATTCTCGGAAATGCGCAATATCGTTATCTAA
- the rplU gene encoding 50S ribosomal protein L21, producing the protein MYVIIKTGGKQYRVKKDDVIDVDLLGVEEGDKVEFSDILFVNENGTVKIGVPVVEGYSVVGEVLGNIKGPKVVAFKYKRRQNYRRKVGHRQNYSRIKITDIVSA; encoded by the coding sequence ATGTACGTTATTATTAAGACAGGCGGCAAACAATATCGCGTAAAGAAAGACGACGTCATCGACGTTGATCTTCTTGGCGTCGAGGAAGGTGACAAAGTTGAGTTCAGTGACATCTTATTCGTCAATGAAAACGGCACTGTAAAGATAGGAGTTCCCGTTGTCGAAGGATATTCTGTCGTCGGCGAAGTTCTCGGCAATATAAAAGGCCCTAAAGTTGTGGCTTTTAAATATAAGAGACGCCAGAACTACCGTCGTAAGGTTGGTCACCGTCAAAATTATTCACGTATTAAGATCACAGACATCGTGAGCGCATAA
- the rpmA gene encoding 50S ribosomal protein L27, whose protein sequence is MAHKKGQGSTRNGRDSHSKRLGIKANDGEYVTAGSILVRQRGTKWHPAKNVSRGSDDTLFASINGIVAFKKTNKTYVSVEAAV, encoded by the coding sequence ATGGCACATAAGAAAGGACAAGGTTCTACACGAAACGGTCGCGACTCACATTCTAAGCGTTTAGGCATCAAGGCCAATGATGGTGAATATGTTACAGCTGGATCGATTTTGGTACGTCAGCGCGGCACCAAGTGGCATCCTGCCAAGAACGTATCTCGTGGCAGCGATGATACTCTCTTTGCTAGCATTAACGGTATTGTAGCTTTTAAGAAGACCAACAAGACGTATGTTTCTGTTGAAGCTGCAGTTTAG
- the obgE gene encoding GTPase ObgE, whose amino-acid sequence MFVDSVKVFFVAGRGGDGIVAWHRERCVAKGGPCGGNGNRGGDITIVADAQMPSLDWFRNRRRIVAENGKPGGPNNRQGRRGLDREIRVPCGTIIKDVNTGEVLVDFVEDGQSWVACHGGRGGRGNRSFATPTNRAPRQCTLGKEGESREISFELKIIADVGLVGFPNAGKSTFICSVTKSKAKAASYPFTTLKPNVGFIEYDDNSRVLVADVPGIIDGAAENRGLGHEFLRHIERTKVLVYILDASGIDGRDPWDDYVVLQQELKKYNPALLEKPYAVALNKIDVAEALLFAEEFQEKYPHDPSTLFMMSASEGDGVSALAAYIKKAVDIAKKEEVQPFS is encoded by the coding sequence ATGTTTGTTGACAGTGTAAAAGTATTTTTTGTTGCAGGTCGTGGTGGTGATGGCATTGTTGCCTGGCATCGCGAGCGTTGTGTTGCCAAGGGAGGTCCTTGTGGTGGCAATGGTAATAGGGGTGGTGACATCACCATCGTTGCCGACGCCCAGATGCCTTCTCTTGACTGGTTCCGCAACAGGCGTCGTATTGTTGCTGAGAACGGCAAGCCTGGCGGCCCCAACAACCGTCAAGGTCGTCGTGGTCTTGACAGGGAGATCCGTGTTCCTTGTGGTACTATCATCAAAGACGTTAACACTGGTGAAGTTCTTGTTGATTTTGTCGAAGACGGACAATCTTGGGTAGCTTGTCATGGTGGTCGTGGAGGTCGTGGCAACAGAAGTTTTGCTACTCCTACCAATCGTGCTCCGCGGCAGTGCACTCTGGGTAAAGAAGGTGAATCTCGCGAGATTTCTTTCGAGCTTAAGATTATCGCCGACGTTGGTCTTGTAGGTTTCCCTAATGCTGGAAAGTCGACGTTTATCTGCAGTGTTACTAAGAGCAAAGCCAAGGCTGCTTCGTATCCTTTTACTACGTTAAAGCCCAACGTTGGTTTCATAGAATATGACGATAATTCTCGTGTTCTTGTCGCCGACGTCCCTGGAATCATCGATGGTGCTGCTGAAAACCGTGGTTTAGGCCATGAATTCCTCCGTCATATTGAGAGAACGAAGGTTCTCGTCTATATTCTCGATGCTTCTGGCATCGACGGCAGAGACCCTTGGGATGATTATGTTGTTTTACAGCAGGAGCTCAAGAAATACAACCCTGCTCTTCTCGAGAAGCCTTATGCTGTAGCCCTCAACAAGATCGACGTCGCCGAGGCTCTTCTTTTTGCTGAAGAGTTTCAGGAGAAATATCCTCATGATCCTTCTACGCTTTTTATGATGTCGGCAAGTGAAGGTGATGGTGTTAGCGCTTTAGCTGCATACATCAAGAAAGCCGTTGATATT